A region from the Medicago truncatula cultivar Jemalong A17 chromosome 6, MtrunA17r5.0-ANR, whole genome shotgun sequence genome encodes:
- the LOC25480148 gene encoding cysteine-rich receptor-like protein kinase 7 — protein sequence MAYSKILFLSILIRFLCFATIEAQDSTFLHSYCSTNGTTSNSTYQINTKTLLSSLSSKATGNTEFYNTTVTTGNHSDSVYGLFMCRGDVSFQICDECIVNAIQKPSLDCPLSKEAIIWYDNCMVRYSNESFFSKVYAYPWVIQYRYANVSNTKSFMPLLFSTGYETADEAARPLIGDIKKKFATKEARVSKKQTLYCLAQCTPDLSPNNCRTCLYTAIDFLAQLFDGKQGGMVFFPSCNVRYELYPFYRSINTSPNELVPQTKHSKQDSRFSQDPIYLSYNCPRNHSTITKKNFKLLLSYLSSNATNGEKSHTVKVEEMLYGLFMCRGDLPVRLCGQCVKKATDQIYSKCLSSPKGIIWYSHCLVRYSDKIIFSNMETSPMYRDINITKHSSTEPNLFTSTLSNQLSQLANDTGDSDDRYKTNSLKLNDKQTLYSLAQCTRDLSSQDCSTCLNDVIVTAIPWSNLGSVGGRIIYPSCNLRFELFRFYMEGDEAQLPFQLQKNAKKIIIIVVPTIILVMLFCGYCCHKKRGRKSRRTILRENFGEESATLEPLQFDWVVIQAATNNFSADNYIGKGGFGEVYKGILVDGREVAIKRLSKSSNQGVEEFKNEVLLIAKLQHRNLVAFIGFCLEEQEKILIYEFVPNKSLDFFLFDSQQQKLLTWVERFNIIVGIVRGILYLHEYSRLKVIHRDLKPSNILLNENMIPKISDFGLARIVEISQDEGNTNRIAGTFGYMSPEYAMLGQFSEKSDIYSFGVMLLEIIAGKKNKSPFTPHHVAYDLLNHVWRQWMDQTPISILDPNIKEDYSTNEVIKCIQIGLLCVQNDPNARPSIVTVASYLSSYAIELPTPKEPAFFLHGRTYSDVLAQESSSTQSANSSALFSINQMSASTFIPR from the exons ATGGCTTACTCTAAAATTCTCTTTCTCTCAATCCTTATTCGATTCCTTTGTTTTGCAACTATCGAGGCACAAGACTCTACTTTTCTGCATTCCTATTGTTCCACCAATGGTACCACAAGCAATAGCACCTACCAAATCAATACCAAGACACTCCTCTCTTCATTGTCATCAAAAGCCACCGGCAACACCGAATTCTACAACACCACAGTCACCACAGGAAACCACTCTGATTCTGTCTATGGATTGTTCATGTGCAGGGGTGATGTCTCCTTTCAAATATGTGATGAATGCATAGTTAATGCAATTCAAAAACCGTCCTTAGATTGCCCATTATCCAAAGAAGCTATTATTTGGTATGACAATTGCATGGTTCGATACTCCAATGAGTCTTTCTTTTCCAAGGTTTATGCATATCCTTGGGTTATACAGTATAGGTATGCCAACGTCTCAAACACGAAAAGCTTCATGCCTTTATTGTTTTCAACCGGGTACGAAACTGCAGATGAAGCAGCACGTCCACTTATTGGAGATATAAAAAAGAAGTTTGCAACAAAAGAAGCACGAGTTTCGAAAAAACAGACCCTTTACTGTCTAGCTCAGTGCACGCCAGACTTGTCTCCTAACAATTGCAGAACCTGTCTCTATACTGCTATTGATTTTCTTGCTCAGCTTTTTGATGGAAAGCAGGGTGGGATGGTTTTTTTTCCTAGCTGTAATGTTAGGTATGAACTATATCCTTTTTATAGGTCTATCAATACTTCACCAAATGAGCTTGTTCCTCAAACAAAACATTCAAAACAAGATTCTAGATTTTCACAAGATCCAATTTATCTTTCCTATAATTGCCCAAGAAACCACAGTACAATCACTaagaaaaacttcaaattacttCTCTCTTATTTGTCCTCCAACGCCACAAATGGCGAAAAATCCCATACTGTTAAAGTGGAAGAAATGCTGTATGGCCTCTTCATGTGTCGAGGTGACCTTCCCGTTCGCCTCTGTGGTCAATGTGTGAAAAAAGCAACGGACCAAATATACTCAAAGTGTCTTTCATCTCCAAAGGGTATAATTTGGTACAGCCACTGCTTGGTTCGCTATTCAGATAAAATAATCTTCTCTAACATGGAAACAAGTCCTATGTATAGAGATATAAATATCACCAAACATTCTAGCACAGAGCCAAACTTGTTCACTAGTACATTATCGAATCAGTTATCTCAACTTGCAAATGATACAGGGGACAGTGATGATAGATATAAGACTAATTCATTAAAACTGAATGATAAACAAACCTTGTATAGTCTTGCACAATGTACGAGAGATTTGTCTAGTCAGGATTGCTCTACTTGTCTAAATGATGTGATCGTTACAGCAATTCCATGGTCAAATTTGGGTAGTGTTGGGGGAAGAATTATCTATCCTAGCTGCAATCTGAGGTTTGAATTGTTCCGTTTTTACATGGAGGGCGACGAAGCTCAGCTGCCTTTCCAATTACAAAAAAATGCAA AGAAAATTATCATCATTGTTGTCCCTACAATTATTTTGGTGATGCTATTTTGTGGCTACTGTTGTCATAAGAAAAGGGGAAGAAAGAGTCGTAGGACTATTCTTAGAGAAAATT TTGGTGAAGAAAGTGCGACTTTAGAACCACTACAATTCGATTGGGTGGTAATTCAAGCAGCAACCAACAACTTTTCTGCTGACAATTACATTGGCAAAGGCGGGTTTGGAGAGGTTTACAAg GGTATACTTGTTGATGGACGAGAAGTGGCTATAAAAAGGCTTTCAAAAAGTTCTAATCAAGGTGTAGAAGAGTTCAAGAATGAAGTTTTGTTGATAGCCAAGCTTCAACATAGAAATCTAGTGGCATTTATTGGTTTTTGCCTTGAAGAACAAGAGAAAATACTTATTTATGAATTTGTGCCCAACAAAAGTCTTGATTTCTTTCTATTTG ATTCTCAACAACAAAAGTTGTTAACTTGGGTTGAACGCTTCAACATCATAGTAGGAATTGTTAGAGGGATTCTTTATTTGCATGAATATTCTCGACTCAAAGTTATACATCGGGATCTCAAACCTAGCAATATTCTATTGAACGAAAATATGATTCCtaaaatttcagattttggtttggctcgaattgttgaaattAGTCAAGATGAGGGAAATACAAATAGAATTGCTGGAACATT tgGTTATATGTCTCCGGAATATGCAATGCTTGGACAATTTTCTGAAAAATCCGACATTTATAGTTTTGGAGTTATGCTTTTAGAGATTATTGCTGGAAAGAAGAATAAAAGTCCATTTACTCCACACCATGTTGCTTATGACCTCTTGAATCAT gTATGGAGACAGTGGATGGATCAAACACCTATAAGTATTTTGGACCCAAATATTAAAGAAGATTATTCTACAAATGAAGTCATTAAATGCATTCAGATTGGTCTGTTATGTGTTCAAAATGACCCGAATGCTAGACCTTCAATTGTGACAGTTGCTTCTTATCTTAGCAGTTATGCAATTGAATTACCAACTCCAAAAGAACCTGCGTTTTTCTTGCATGGTAGAACTTATTCCGACGTTCTTGCACAAGAATCAAGTTCTACTCAATCTGCCAATAGTTCTGCACTATTCTCAATCAATCAAATGTCTGCAAGTACTTTTATTCCTCGAtag